One Musa acuminata AAA Group cultivar baxijiao unplaced genomic scaffold, Cavendish_Baxijiao_AAA HiC_scaffold_214, whole genome shotgun sequence genomic window carries:
- the LOC135657029 gene encoding probable protein phosphatase 2C 2 isoform X2, producing the protein MVAEAEVIHQSLDVQCRVAMEIDEIVDISAAAAAVAELGPEAAAVTVDVTVSELVFDGHGGPDAAAYTKKHATRFLFKDANFPRASEADNNFVESVENSVREAFLLADLALAEDSTVSSSSGTTALTAMVFGRILLVANAGDCRAVLCRKGEAVDMSQDHRPINAAERQRVEQSGGFVDDGYLNGILSVTRALGDWDLKMPRGSPSPLIAEPEFRQAMLTEDDEFLIIGCDGIWDVMSSQHAVGVVRRGLRRHDDPEWCARELVMEALRLNTVDNLTVIVVCFSDEYGGSSASPCHEPGQQQQQPRTRCCKSLSVEALCNLRSLLDNGGSN; encoded by the exons ATGGTGGCAGAAGCGGAGGTTATCCACCAGAGCCTCGACGTGCAGTGCCGCGTCGCTATGGAGATTGACGAGATCGTCGATATCtccgcagcggcagcggcggtagCAGAGCTGGGACCCGAGGCTGCCGCGGTCACGGTTGATGTTACCGTTTCTGAGCTG GTGTTTGATGGCCATGGAGGTCCAGATGCTGCTGCTTACACTAAGAAGCATGCAACTAGGTTTTTGTTCAAAGATGCTAATTTTCCTCGGGCATCAGAAGCTGATAacaattttgtagaatctgtagagaACTCTGTTCGGGAAGCATTCCTTCTTGCTGATCTTGCTTTGGCTGAGGACTCCACTGTTAGCAGTTCTTCAGGGACTACAGCTCTCACAGCTATGGTGTTTGGAAG GATTCTCCTGGTAGCCAATGCAGGTGACTGTCGAGCAGTCTTATGCAGGAAAGGTGAAGCAGTTGATATGTCGCAAGATCATAGGCCCATCAATGCAGCTGAGCGGCAAAGAGTTGAACAGTCGGGGGGTTTTGTTGATGATGGGTACCTCAATGGCATCCTGTCCGTCACACGAGCTTTGGGAGACTGGGACTTGAAAATGCCGCGAGGTTCTCCCTCACCACTCATTGCAGAGCCAGAATTCAGGCAGGCAATGCTGACTGAGGACGATGAGTTTCTAATAATCGGTTGTGATGGAATATGGGATGTCATGTCAAGCCAACATGCGGTTGGTGTAGTGCGCAGGGGCCTCAGGCGGCATGACGACCCTGAGTGGTGTGCGAGGGAGCTCGTCATGGAGGCACTAAGGCTCAACACAGTTGATAATCTCACAGTGATCGTGGTCTGCTTTTCGGATGAATATGGTGGGTCCTCTGCTTCACCATGCCATGAGCcggggcagcagcagcagcagcccagGACGAGGTGTTGCAAAAGCTTGTCGGTGGAGGCCCTCTGTAATCTGAGGAGCTTGCTGGATAATGGTGGTAGCAATTGA
- the LOC135657029 gene encoding probable protein phosphatase 2C 47 isoform X3: MLPFLSCIRSGSFADIGHRRYMEDEHIRIDNLSSHLGSLLRCPMPSAFYGVFDGHGGPDAAAYTKKHATRFLFKDANFPRASEADNNFVESVENSVREAFLLADLALAEDSTVSSSSGTTALTAMVFGRILLVANAGDCRAVLCRKGEAVDMSQDHRPINAAERQRVEQSGGFVDDGYLNGILSVTRALGDWDLKMPRGSPSPLIAEPEFRQAMLTEDDEFLIIGCDGIWDVMSSQHAVGVVRRGLRRHDDPEWCARELVMEALRLNTVDNLTVIVVCFSDEYGGSSASPCHEPGQQQQQPRTRCCKSLSVEALCNLRSLLDNGGSN; the protein is encoded by the exons ATGTTACCGTTTCTGAGCTG CATCCGGTCTGGTAGTTTTGCTGACATTGGGCACCGGAGATACATGGAAGATGAGCATATTCGTATTGACAATCTCTCATCACATCTAGGCTCTCTGCTTAGGTGCCCTATGCCTAGCGCCTTCTATGGG GTGTTTGATGGCCATGGAGGTCCAGATGCTGCTGCTTACACTAAGAAGCATGCAACTAGGTTTTTGTTCAAAGATGCTAATTTTCCTCGGGCATCAGAAGCTGATAacaattttgtagaatctgtagagaACTCTGTTCGGGAAGCATTCCTTCTTGCTGATCTTGCTTTGGCTGAGGACTCCACTGTTAGCAGTTCTTCAGGGACTACAGCTCTCACAGCTATGGTGTTTGGAAG GATTCTCCTGGTAGCCAATGCAGGTGACTGTCGAGCAGTCTTATGCAGGAAAGGTGAAGCAGTTGATATGTCGCAAGATCATAGGCCCATCAATGCAGCTGAGCGGCAAAGAGTTGAACAGTCGGGGGGTTTTGTTGATGATGGGTACCTCAATGGCATCCTGTCCGTCACACGAGCTTTGGGAGACTGGGACTTGAAAATGCCGCGAGGTTCTCCCTCACCACTCATTGCAGAGCCAGAATTCAGGCAGGCAATGCTGACTGAGGACGATGAGTTTCTAATAATCGGTTGTGATGGAATATGGGATGTCATGTCAAGCCAACATGCGGTTGGTGTAGTGCGCAGGGGCCTCAGGCGGCATGACGACCCTGAGTGGTGTGCGAGGGAGCTCGTCATGGAGGCACTAAGGCTCAACACAGTTGATAATCTCACAGTGATCGTGGTCTGCTTTTCGGATGAATATGGTGGGTCCTCTGCTTCACCATGCCATGAGCcggggcagcagcagcagcagcccagGACGAGGTGTTGCAAAAGCTTGTCGGTGGAGGCCCTCTGTAATCTGAGGAGCTTGCTGGATAATGGTGGTAGCAATTGA
- the LOC135657029 gene encoding probable protein phosphatase 2C 47 isoform X1, translating to MVAEAEVIHQSLDVQCRVAMEIDEIVDISAAAAAVAELGPEAAAVTVDVTVSELEFRKSDAILDISVKPLLFVPSIRSGSFADIGHRRYMEDEHIRIDNLSSHLGSLLRCPMPSAFYGVFDGHGGPDAAAYTKKHATRFLFKDANFPRASEADNNFVESVENSVREAFLLADLALAEDSTVSSSSGTTALTAMVFGRILLVANAGDCRAVLCRKGEAVDMSQDHRPINAAERQRVEQSGGFVDDGYLNGILSVTRALGDWDLKMPRGSPSPLIAEPEFRQAMLTEDDEFLIIGCDGIWDVMSSQHAVGVVRRGLRRHDDPEWCARELVMEALRLNTVDNLTVIVVCFSDEYGGSSASPCHEPGQQQQQPRTRCCKSLSVEALCNLRSLLDNGGSN from the exons ATGGTGGCAGAAGCGGAGGTTATCCACCAGAGCCTCGACGTGCAGTGCCGCGTCGCTATGGAGATTGACGAGATCGTCGATATCtccgcagcggcagcggcggtagCAGAGCTGGGACCCGAGGCTGCCGCGGTCACGGTTGATGTTACCGTTTCTGAGCTG GAATTTAGAAAGTCAGATGCCATTTTGGATATTTCTGTAAAGCCACTTCTGTTTGTTCCCAGCATCCGGTCTGGTAGTTTTGCTGACATTGGGCACCGGAGATACATGGAAGATGAGCATATTCGTATTGACAATCTCTCATCACATCTAGGCTCTCTGCTTAGGTGCCCTATGCCTAGCGCCTTCTATGGG GTGTTTGATGGCCATGGAGGTCCAGATGCTGCTGCTTACACTAAGAAGCATGCAACTAGGTTTTTGTTCAAAGATGCTAATTTTCCTCGGGCATCAGAAGCTGATAacaattttgtagaatctgtagagaACTCTGTTCGGGAAGCATTCCTTCTTGCTGATCTTGCTTTGGCTGAGGACTCCACTGTTAGCAGTTCTTCAGGGACTACAGCTCTCACAGCTATGGTGTTTGGAAG GATTCTCCTGGTAGCCAATGCAGGTGACTGTCGAGCAGTCTTATGCAGGAAAGGTGAAGCAGTTGATATGTCGCAAGATCATAGGCCCATCAATGCAGCTGAGCGGCAAAGAGTTGAACAGTCGGGGGGTTTTGTTGATGATGGGTACCTCAATGGCATCCTGTCCGTCACACGAGCTTTGGGAGACTGGGACTTGAAAATGCCGCGAGGTTCTCCCTCACCACTCATTGCAGAGCCAGAATTCAGGCAGGCAATGCTGACTGAGGACGATGAGTTTCTAATAATCGGTTGTGATGGAATATGGGATGTCATGTCAAGCCAACATGCGGTTGGTGTAGTGCGCAGGGGCCTCAGGCGGCATGACGACCCTGAGTGGTGTGCGAGGGAGCTCGTCATGGAGGCACTAAGGCTCAACACAGTTGATAATCTCACAGTGATCGTGGTCTGCTTTTCGGATGAATATGGTGGGTCCTCTGCTTCACCATGCCATGAGCcggggcagcagcagcagcagcccagGACGAGGTGTTGCAAAAGCTTGTCGGTGGAGGCCCTCTGTAATCTGAGGAGCTTGCTGGATAATGGTGGTAGCAATTGA